The following proteins are encoded in a genomic region of Oreochromis aureus strain Israel breed Guangdong linkage group 8, ZZ_aureus, whole genome shotgun sequence:
- the LOC120441479 gene encoding zinc finger BED domain-containing protein 4-like: MALPTGCSQVLLENYASTTDLWSSRTTEPYMSFTVHFLTEDFELKTRCLETVYFPDSHTSENIAHVLREVLASWDLKEDGQVCITTDNGANVVRATELNNWVRLQCFGHRLHLAIEYSIKDDARIARAIGLCKKLVGHFCHSWKAKMALKKAQQKLNLPEHTLITECPTRWGSRQKMIERVLEQQWAISDVISADKKSRHLIPTWQDLEVLESVNQALHPLQDFTDALSGESYIKFCSTCPK; this comes from the exons ATGGCGCTCCCCACTGGCTGCAGCCAGGTGCTCTTGGAAAACTACGCAAGCACTACAGACCTATGGTCAAGTCGTACAACGGAACCATATATGAGCTTCACAGTGCACTTCCTCACCGAAGACTTTGAACTGAAAACACGGTGTCTAGAGACTGTGTATTTTCCAGACTCTCACACTAGTGAAAATATAGCCCATGTATTACGTGAGGTTCTAGCCAGCTGGGATCTTAAAGAAGACGGACAAGTGTGCATCACCACGGACAACGGTGCCAATGTTGTGAGAGCCACAGAGCTAAACAACTGGGTCAGACTTCAGTGTTTTGGACACAGGCTGCACCTTGCAATCG AATATTCTATCAAGGATGATGCCCGCATTGCCCGAGCCATTGGTCTTTGCAAAAAGTTAGTTGGACATTTTTGCCACAGCTGGAAAGCAAAGATGGCTCTGAAAAAAGCACAGCAGAAGCTCAACCTCCCAGAGCACACACTCATCACAGAATGCCCAACCAGGTGGGGTTCCAGGCAGAAGATGATCGAGAGAGTCCTGGAGCAGCAGTGGGCCATTTCTGATGTCATCTCAGCAGACAAGAAATCAAGACACCTGATTCCTACTTGGCAGGATCTTGAGGTACTGGAGTCTGTCAACCAGGCATTACACCCCCTGCAAGACTTTACAGATGCCCTGTCTGGTGAGAGTTACATTAAGTTCTGTTCCACTTGCCCGAAATGA